In Oceanispirochaeta sp., the following are encoded in one genomic region:
- a CDS encoding glycoside hydrolase family 2 protein, whose translation RKSEKLDGIWNHHADVYDTCLRQEWFTEPRKDGEGWTLPWDWDFDQWDTINVPSTWNTEQEQYKLFEGSMVYTRTFKYDVDALEKVVLKIGAAYHNAMVFLNGTFLGYHEGGDTPFYLDVTEHLLEDNRILLSVNNTRTPGRIPTIFTDWYNYGGLYRSIELFRLPKSFIREFKIALVPGSQFGKIKAEVLLEGSADSAELKIPELGIIESIKLKNGKGSLELTCSPELWSPENPKLYDVYVTAGIDSIQERTGFREIRVEGTQIFLNGTSIKLKGVCSHEESVPNGKSVTNDEIRENFSLVKELKGNFVRLAHYPHTEQAARIADEVGILLWEEIPVYWAILFENEETISNGRQQLTELIKRDYNRPSVIIWSVGNENPDTDDRLAFMGGLADLARTLDDTRAVSAACLWDQQKMKIDDRLASKLDIIGINEYFGWYNPHFDQLEQFFANSNPDKPVIITEFGAGAKAGHHGGRNEMFTEEYQERTYEEQIRCFEKQDWIAGITPWILYDFRTPVRCNRFQQGYNLKGLLSADKSHRKLAFFVLQKFFSRWKVR comes from the coding sequence CTTCCACATGGAATACCGAGCAGGAGCAGTACAAACTCTTTGAAGGTTCCATGGTCTACACGAGAACCTTTAAATATGATGTGGATGCCCTGGAAAAGGTCGTACTGAAAATCGGGGCAGCCTATCACAATGCCATGGTTTTTTTAAACGGAACATTCCTGGGTTACCACGAGGGAGGAGATACTCCCTTCTACCTGGATGTGACTGAGCATCTTCTGGAGGATAACCGGATTCTTCTCTCTGTCAACAATACCAGAACTCCCGGGCGGATCCCTACTATTTTTACAGACTGGTATAATTATGGCGGACTCTACCGTTCGATAGAGCTCTTCCGTCTTCCCAAGTCATTTATCAGGGAATTCAAAATAGCTCTGGTCCCGGGAAGTCAATTTGGAAAAATCAAGGCGGAAGTTCTCCTCGAGGGTTCTGCGGATTCTGCTGAACTGAAGATTCCTGAACTGGGCATCATAGAATCCATAAAATTGAAGAATGGAAAGGGGAGTCTCGAACTTACCTGTTCCCCCGAACTCTGGAGCCCTGAAAATCCAAAGCTCTATGATGTGTATGTCACAGCTGGTATTGATTCCATCCAGGAAAGGACGGGATTCCGGGAAATCAGGGTGGAAGGAACACAGATCTTTCTGAACGGAACGTCCATCAAACTCAAGGGTGTATGCAGCCACGAAGAGTCGGTTCCTAACGGGAAATCGGTGACAAATGATGAAATCCGAGAAAACTTTTCTCTTGTGAAAGAGCTGAAGGGCAACTTTGTACGACTGGCTCACTATCCTCATACGGAACAGGCTGCCAGGATTGCCGATGAAGTCGGCATTCTGCTTTGGGAAGAGATCCCTGTGTACTGGGCCATCCTTTTTGAAAATGAAGAAACCATCTCGAATGGAAGGCAACAGCTGACCGAATTGATCAAGCGGGACTACAACCGGCCCAGTGTCATCATCTGGTCAGTGGGGAATGAAAATCCAGATACAGATGACCGGCTTGCTTTTATGGGCGGTCTGGCCGATCTGGCCCGAACACTGGATGATACAAGAGCCGTTTCAGCAGCCTGTTTGTGGGATCAGCAGAAGATGAAAATTGATGACCGCTTGGCATCCAAGCTGGATATCATCGGGATTAACGAGTATTTCGGCTGGTATAATCCGCATTTTGACCAGTTGGAACAGTTCTTTGCCAATAGCAACCCGGACAAACCTGTGATTATCACCGAGTTCGGTGCCGGAGCCAAGGCAGGACATCACGGTGGGCGGAATGAAATGTTTACCGAGGAGTATCAGGAAAGAACCTATGAAGAACAGATCCGCTGTTTTGAGAAACAAGACTGGATTGCGGGTATCACCCCCTGGATACTCTATGACTTCCGGACTCCTGTCCGATGTAACAGATTCCAGCAGGGGTATAATTTGAAAGGTCTGCTCTCGGCGGATAAGTCACATAGAAAACTGGCGTTTTTTGTGCTCCAGAAATTTTTCAGCCGATGGAAGGTCAGATAA